Proteins encoded by one window of Mycoplasma capricolum subsp. capricolum ATCC 27343:
- a CDS encoding BspA family leucine-rich repeat surface protein, with the protein MAKKKKNIKITSKNKEQNKKKKKKKKYLIVLAGLLLGTSLITGAAIGISKNKRKVVRKDDKNKKETVINLEDAIKINSRFLPIFYTENKNDVLKHINNKINKLKTYKKTIILSEDDVDLVFFKNTNSIKIIAKPDHKKYKGQVELRFQKTNVDQFLNSKDKFLGKFDSVNEDQIINKIIELNKDNLQDVDFNTHFEIEIKNNIVTIKAKPDSYFYKGQITGYKFKIRTKIKDLIDTKDINNFEFDLQPDNKKIIDLIKDKNPELEDFDFENNFEIKIDDQKITINPISDDYSEKLEIDFKVKPEPKSDQSEVYNKDDETELKEIGYFKNKYGQWQIKPIPKNVKKVPEVLPGFITNLKGAFAKNQNSHISGLEKWDTSNVTNMIDMFKDAKNFNQDISSLDTSRVVDMGRMFSGASSFNQDISNWDVSRVQNMGELFKNASSFNQDISSWNVSRVTDMNSMFNGAKAFNQDLSEWNVNRVSYIKNFNTDSHPDFNNKKIPKKFVYLLNN; encoded by the coding sequence ATGGCAAAAAAGAAAAAGAATATTAAAATTACAAGTAAAAACAAAGAACAAAATAAAAAAAAGAAAAAGAAAAAGAAATATTTAATTGTATTAGCAGGTTTATTACTTGGAACTAGCTTAATAACAGGAGCTGCTATAGGTATTAGTAAAAATAAAAGAAAAGTAGTTAGAAAGGATGACAAAAATAAAAAAGAGACTGTTATTAATTTAGAAGATGCAATTAAAATTAATTCTCGTTTTTTACCCATTTTTTATACTGAAAATAAAAATGATGTTTTAAAACATATTAATAACAAAATTAATAAGTTAAAAACATACAAAAAAACTATAATTCTTAGTGAAGATGATGTTGATTTAGTATTTTTTAAAAATACTAATAGTATTAAAATTATTGCAAAACCTGATCATAAAAAATATAAAGGTCAAGTTGAATTAAGATTTCAAAAAACTAATGTAGATCAATTTTTAAATTCAAAAGATAAATTTTTAGGTAAGTTTGATAGTGTTAATGAAGATCAAATCATTAATAAAATTATTGAATTAAATAAAGATAATTTACAAGATGTTGACTTTAACACACATTTTGAAATTGAAATAAAAAATAACATTGTCACTATTAAAGCAAAACCAGATTCATATTTTTATAAAGGACAAATTACAGGTTATAAATTTAAAATTAGAACTAAAATTAAAGATTTAATTGATACTAAAGATATCAATAATTTTGAATTTGATTTACAACCAGATAATAAAAAAATTATTGATTTAATTAAAGATAAAAATCCTGAATTAGAAGATTTTGATTTTGAAAATAATTTTGAAATCAAAATAGATGATCAAAAAATTACTATTAATCCAATTTCTGATGATTATTCAGAAAAACTTGAAATTGATTTTAAAGTTAAACCAGAACCTAAAAGTGATCAAAGTGAAGTCTATAATAAAGATGATGAAACTGAACTTAAAGAAATTGGATATTTTAAAAATAAATATGGTCAATGACAAATTAAACCAATTCCAAAAAATGTTAAAAAAGTTCCTGAAGTCTTACCTGGATTTATTACTAATTTAAAAGGAGCTTTTGCAAAAAATCAAAACTCTCATATTTCAGGATTAGAAAAATGAGATACAAGTAATGTTACAAATATGATTGATATGTTTAAAGATGCTAAAAACTTTAATCAAGATATTTCTAGTTTAGATACTTCAAGAGTTGTTGATATGGGTAGAATGTTTTCTGGAGCTAGTTCTTTTAATCAAGATATTTCTAACTGAGATGTTTCAAGAGTTCAAAATATGGGTGAACTATTTAAAAACGCTAGTTCTTTTAATCAAGATATTTCTAGTTGAAACGTTTCAAGAGTAACTGATATGAATAGTATGTTTAATGGGGCTAAAGCTTTTAACCAAGATTTATCTGAATGAAATGTTAATAGAGTAAGTTATATAAAAAACTTTAACACTGATTCACACCCAGATTTTAACAATAAAAAAATTCCTAAAAAATTTGTTTATTTGTTAAATAACTAA
- a CDS encoding ribonuclease J, whose product MSNKDNKKNLEINDTESENQINSYDDDGDQLNISIDEKEFKPYVFKQKEVKRQYQKTNIPTKIFALGGLEEVGKNTYCIEYDNELIMIDAGVKFPESTMLGVSAVIPDYSYLVENQKKIKALFITHGHEDHIGGIQYLVQQVKIPVIYAPKLAAMLIRDRLKEYKIEDKTIVKEYDADDVWKTKNFKVSYAALNHSIPDAFGILVQTPNGNIFSTGDYKFDWSPLGHFAELTKLASMGENGVELLMADSTNSEVEGYTQGEKSIISNIDKLFLQAKGRIFLTTFASNVHRIQHIIETAHKYNRKIVILGRSFERIIKIIRQIGHLKISEKEFIKSTDIDKYKPEELMILTTGSQGEPMAALSRIANNKHLSINIIPGDTVVFSSSPIPGNRADVEKLVNKLTRVGAKVIENTSDNKIHTSGHASQEEQKLLFSLIRPKYFMPMHGEYRMLKKHVETGESVNLEKGNGFIMANGDVLELLQGKAKIGKRVEADAVYVDGKDMTGKASNVIREREILSKDGLIAVVISLDSQTNRLIAQPRIISRGSFYVKDAGSIISDSIQIITNAVNEVLMSSKPTFAAIKKAIKSSLSPYIFRVKRRNPLIIPVILNKKT is encoded by the coding sequence ATGTCAAACAAAGATAATAAAAAAAATCTAGAAATAAATGACACAGAAAGCGAAAACCAAATTAATAGTTATGATGATGATGGTGACCAATTAAATATTAGTATTGATGAAAAAGAATTTAAACCATATGTATTTAAGCAAAAAGAAGTTAAAAGACAATATCAAAAAACAAATATACCTACTAAAATTTTTGCTTTAGGTGGATTAGAAGAAGTTGGAAAAAATACTTATTGTATTGAATATGATAATGAACTAATTATGATTGATGCAGGAGTAAAATTTCCTGAATCAACTATGCTAGGAGTAAGTGCTGTTATTCCAGATTATTCTTATTTAGTTGAAAATCAAAAAAAGATTAAAGCTTTATTTATTACTCATGGTCATGAAGATCATATTGGTGGAATTCAATATTTAGTTCAACAAGTAAAGATTCCTGTAATTTATGCTCCAAAATTAGCTGCTATGTTAATTAGAGATAGATTAAAAGAATATAAAATTGAAGACAAAACCATTGTTAAAGAATATGATGCTGATGATGTGTGAAAAACTAAAAACTTTAAAGTTAGTTATGCTGCATTAAACCACTCTATTCCTGATGCATTTGGAATTTTAGTTCAAACTCCTAATGGTAATATTTTTTCAACAGGAGATTATAAATTTGACTGATCACCACTAGGACATTTTGCTGAACTTACTAAATTAGCTTCAATGGGTGAAAATGGAGTTGAATTATTAATGGCAGATTCAACTAATAGTGAAGTTGAAGGATATACACAAGGTGAAAAAAGTATTATTTCAAATATTGATAAATTATTTTTACAAGCTAAAGGAAGAATCTTTTTAACAACTTTTGCTTCAAATGTTCATAGAATTCAACACATTATAGAAACAGCTCACAAATATAATAGAAAAATTGTTATTTTAGGTAGATCATTTGAAAGAATTATTAAAATCATTCGTCAAATTGGTCATTTAAAAATTAGTGAAAAAGAATTTATTAAATCAACTGATATTGACAAATACAAACCAGAAGAATTAATGATTTTAACAACAGGTAGTCAAGGTGAACCAATGGCTGCTTTATCTAGAATTGCTAATAATAAGCATTTATCAATAAATATTATTCCTGGTGATACAGTTGTTTTTTCATCTTCACCAATTCCGGGAAATAGAGCTGATGTTGAAAAGTTAGTTAATAAGTTAACTAGAGTTGGAGCTAAAGTTATTGAAAATACTTCAGATAATAAAATACATACTTCAGGTCACGCTAGTCAAGAAGAACAAAAATTATTATTTAGTTTAATCAGACCAAAATATTTTATGCCAATGCACGGTGAATACCGTATGTTAAAAAAACATGTTGAAACTGGTGAAAGTGTTAATTTAGAAAAAGGTAATGGTTTTATAATGGCTAATGGTGATGTATTAGAACTGTTACAAGGTAAAGCTAAAATTGGAAAACGTGTTGAAGCTGATGCGGTTTATGTTGATGGAAAAGATATGACTGGAAAAGCAAGTAATGTTATTAGAGAAAGAGAAATTCTTTCAAAAGATGGATTAATTGCTGTTGTAATTTCATTAGATTCACAAACTAATAGATTAATAGCCCAACCTAGAATTATTTCTCGTGGTAGTTTTTATGTAAAAGATGCTGGTTCAATAATTAGTGATTCAATTCAAATTATTACTAATGCAGTTAACGAAGTATTAATGTCATCAAAACCAACTTTTGCAGCTATTAAAAAGGCTATTAAGTCTTCTTTAAGTCCATACATTTTTAGAGTAAAAAGAAGAAATCCATTAATTATTCCAGTGATTTTAAATAAAAAAACTTAA
- a CDS encoding BspA family leucine-rich repeat surface protein, producing the protein MKRKIKIQKAKYIENNTICIEIGYFENKNKECQIEQFKPTTIKVPNTLPSCIENLSNAFKWNKSEKIKGIEDWDVSEVTDMSYMFFQASNFNQDISKWNTSSVENMSYMFYDTDMFNQDISKWNTSNVENMSCMFKGSKSFNQNINTKIVESKNNKYIAWNVSRVKDMSYMFENCINFNTPLHNWDTSRVKNMSNMFRNAELFNQDINTKVVKNLDDKYIAWNVSRVKDMSYMFENCINFNTPLHNWDTSRVKKMSGMFNQAIKFDQPINTKEVIINNKKYTAWNVSRVTEMNHMFKSASSFNQNISNWDTSNLTLAYAMFQKATSFDQNINTKQVSVDNKKYKAWNVSKVKDMGYMFYDAKKFNQDISKWNMSNVEDIRSMFGGATSFNQNISNWELKKIKNYYYFAPNLQQEYKPKLNFKKRIRSLIEEYKQILIWLAIIVILCVLLFSPFFFKWLYSNILNSFK; encoded by the coding sequence ATGAAAAGAAAAATTAAAATACAAAAAGCTAAATATATTGAGAATAATACCATATGCATTGAGATAGGATATTTTGAAAATAAAAATAAAGAATGTCAAATAGAGCAATTTAAACCAACAACAATAAAAGTGCCAAATACATTGCCATCATGTATAGAGAATCTAAGTAATGCATTCAAATGAAATAAATCTGAAAAAATAAAAGGTATTGAGGATTGAGATGTTTCTGAAGTAACTGATATGAGTTATATGTTTTTTCAAGCTTCCAACTTTAATCAAGATATTTCAAAATGAAATACATCAAGTGTTGAAAATATGAGTTATATGTTTTATGATACTGATATGTTTAATCAAGATATTTCAAAATGAAATACATCAAATGTTGAAAATATGAGTTGTATGTTTAAAGGTTCCAAATCATTTAATCAGAACATTAATACAAAAATAGTAGAAAGCAAAAATAATAAATATATTGCATGAAATGTATCACGTGTTAAAGATATGAGTTATATGTTTGAAAATTGTATTAATTTCAATACTCCTTTACACAATTGAGATACATCAAGAGTAAAAAATATGAGCAATATGTTTAGAAATGCAGAATTATTTAATCAAGACATCAATACTAAAGTAGTTAAAAATTTAGATGATAAATATATTGCATGAAATGTATCACGTGTTAAAGATATGAGTTATATGTTTGAAAATTGTATTAATTTCAATACTCCTTTACACAATTGAGATACATCAAGAGTAAAAAAAATGAGTGGTATGTTTAATCAAGCAATAAAATTTGATCAGCCTATCAATACTAAAGAAGTTATTATAAACAACAAAAAATACACTGCTTGAAATGTATCTAGAGTAACTGAGATGAATCATATGTTTAAAAGTGCATCATCTTTTAACCAAAATATTTCAAATTGAGACACATCAAATCTTACACTTGCCTATGCAATGTTCCAAAAAGCAACTTCATTTGATCAAAATATCAATACAAAACAAGTTAGTGTTGATAATAAAAAATATAAAGCTTGAAATGTATCTAAAGTAAAAGATATGGGTTATATGTTTTATGATGCTAAAAAATTTAATCAAGATATTTCAAAATGAAATATGTCTAATGTAGAAGATATTCGTTCAATGTTTGGAGGTGCAACAAGTTTTAACCAAAATATTTCAAATTGAGAACTAAAAAAAATAAAAAACTATTATTATTTTGCACCTAACTTACAACAAGAATATAAACCAAAATTAAATTTTAAAAAAAGAATAAGATCACTAATTGAAGAATATAAACAAATACTTATATGACTTGCAATTATTGTGATACTTTGTGTATTACTTTTCTCACCTTTCTTCTTTAAGTGATTATATTCAAATATTTTAAACTCTTTTAAATAA
- a CDS encoding MAG1210 family protein, with protein sequence MENNEFIFEPLKEYDKYEEKNLNIIKEYFDNLIKTSQVDLEQNQEQVIKINKKEAELKQVNSSLKRLKAWSIFNIVLICLSGLFGAFFIWTLATIKEYKWYEILICIIVLILFIVFLVIQFVVINKKKKVSLNTKNIQQEKLNQLIQTGLEQTQSLRNLIKIGTKNKLLTLRMPFIKLNKHLGLAKLNKLINEYGFINPSSDDQKTTLYVKSGSINNNSFLLTKEYCYEVVKKTYYGSLTISWTESYTDSDGNIKKVTKTQVLTASVVKPFVEFSHYSRIYFATDLALNLQLYRKPQQIDKLTEKEKDKLVRKTEKELHKYSQKNLNFTPLSNTKFEAFWSCFNRNNEREFRLLFTPLAQQNLVELVQDNKKSFGDNYHMLKINKWIVFATNNLDYLNFYDYEKDYDHYSIEHIKNSFYSINNNYFKTIYWTLAPYFSIPSLVQTSLEYKDEIQDNLILSDYEHEVCANLIPSKLLDHPNIKTDSIIKTNLIASQNNIDYIQATSIGFDIVPRIDYIPVLGGDGRYHNVPVSWDEFIKYTNTINFKLKIYKNSPIDDKLWDDEVKNKYNESDILTEYGAIEIE encoded by the coding sequence ATGGAAAATAACGAATTTATTTTTGAACCACTTAAAGAATATGATAAATATGAAGAAAAAAACTTAAATATTATTAAAGAATATTTTGATAATTTAATAAAAACTTCACAAGTTGATTTAGAGCAAAACCAAGAGCAAGTAATAAAAATTAATAAAAAAGAAGCTGAATTAAAACAAGTAAACTCTAGTTTAAAAAGACTTAAAGCTTGATCTATTTTTAATATAGTTTTAATTTGTTTGTCTGGACTTTTTGGAGCTTTTTTTATTTGAACTTTAGCTACAATTAAAGAATATAAATGATATGAGATCTTAATTTGTATTATTGTTTTAATTTTATTTATTGTTTTTTTAGTAATACAATTTGTTGTAATTAATAAAAAGAAAAAAGTATCTTTAAATACTAAAAACATTCAACAAGAAAAATTAAACCAATTAATTCAAACTGGATTAGAACAAACTCAAAGTCTAAGAAATTTGATTAAAATTGGAACTAAAAATAAACTTTTAACTTTAAGAATGCCTTTTATTAAATTAAATAAACATTTGGGATTAGCTAAATTAAATAAACTAATTAATGAATATGGATTTATCAATCCATCATCTGATGATCAAAAAACTACACTTTATGTTAAATCAGGAAGTATTAATAATAATTCATTTTTACTAACTAAAGAATATTGTTATGAAGTTGTTAAAAAAACTTATTATGGTTCTTTAACAATTAGTTGAACTGAATCATATACTGATAGTGATGGAAATATAAAAAAAGTTACTAAAACTCAAGTTTTAACAGCTAGTGTAGTTAAACCTTTTGTTGAATTTTCACACTATTCAAGAATTTATTTTGCAACTGATTTAGCTTTAAATTTACAATTATATAGAAAACCACAACAAATTGATAAATTAACTGAAAAAGAAAAAGACAAACTAGTAAGAAAAACTGAAAAAGAATTACATAAATATAGTCAAAAAAACCTTAACTTTACTCCATTATCAAATACTAAATTTGAAGCTTTTTGATCTTGTTTTAATAGAAATAATGAAAGAGAATTTAGATTATTATTTACTCCACTAGCTCAACAAAATTTAGTTGAATTAGTTCAAGATAATAAAAAAAGTTTTGGTGATAATTATCATATGCTAAAAATCAATAAATGAATTGTTTTTGCAACTAATAATTTAGATTATCTAAACTTTTATGATTATGAAAAAGATTATGATCATTATAGTATTGAACATATTAAAAATAGTTTTTATAGTATAAATAATAATTACTTTAAAACTATTTATTGAACACTTGCTCCATATTTTTCAATACCATCTTTAGTTCAAACTAGTTTAGAGTATAAAGATGAAATACAAGATAATTTAATTCTTAGTGACTATGAACATGAAGTTTGTGCTAATTTAATACCATCTAAACTATTAGATCATCCAAATATTAAAACTGACTCAATTATAAAAACTAACTTAATTGCTAGTCAAAATAATATTGATTATATACAAGCTACTTCAATTGGTTTTGATATAGTACCAAGAATTGATTACATACCAGTTTTAGGAGGAGATGGAAGATATCATAATGTTCCAGTTAGTTGAGATGAATTTATAAAATACACAAATACTATTAATTTCAAACTTAAAATCTATAAAAATTCACCAATCGATGATAAATTATGAGATGATGAAGTAAAAAATAAGTATAATGAAAGTGATATTTTAACAGAATATGGTGCTATTGAAATAGAATAA
- a CDS encoding LemA family protein → MANTLDEMNNPILDKGRQVNVINKRILITVGKGSLVFEIILWILGITPGIIFTFIKIKAKNYLAQLEQKLQHNASQIDNYLEQRVVVMQNLASLLSKSIELDKDVMKTIAAYRSGINLNDENRTNISNQLDTTIKGLSLQVENYPDLKSHDSIKQALQQNLYLQKEITAARDIYNDTVFQWNRSINEWPAKMIVAAKMQYTTRIPFITTAEIKQQANQDFFK, encoded by the coding sequence ATGGCAAATACATTAGATGAAATGAATAATCCTATTTTAGATAAAGGTAGACAAGTAAATGTTATTAATAAAAGAATTTTAATAACAGTTGGAAAAGGTTCATTAGTTTTTGAAATAATTTTATGAATATTAGGAATTACTCCTGGAATCATTTTTACATTTATAAAAATTAAAGCAAAAAACTATTTAGCTCAATTAGAACAAAAATTACAACATAATGCTTCACAAATTGATAACTATTTAGAACAAAGAGTTGTTGTTATGCAAAATTTAGCATCATTATTATCTAAATCTATTGAATTAGATAAAGATGTTATGAAAACTATTGCAGCTTATAGATCTGGAATTAATTTAAATGATGAAAATAGAACTAATATTTCAAATCAATTAGACACAACTATTAAAGGGTTAAGTTTGCAAGTTGAAAATTATCCTGATTTAAAATCACACGATTCAATTAAACAAGCATTACAACAAAACTTATACTTACAAAAAGAAATAACTGCAGCTAGAGATATTTATAATGATACTGTATTTCAATGAAATCGTTCAATTAATGAATGACCAGCAAAAATGATAGTTGCTGCTAAAATGCAATATACTACAAGAATCCCATTTATAACAACTGCTGAAATTAAACAACAAGCAAATCAAGACTTTTTTAAATAA
- a CDS encoding lipoprotein: MKKLLTLLGSVGLIASTSAAVVACGDRSNTEMNNNGTSEKPSEMTKDKEEEKPAEGGSGTVKPAEGGSGTVKPAEGGSGTVKPAEGGSGTVKPAEGGSGTVKPAEGGSGTVKPAEGGSGTVKPAEGGSGTVKPAEGGSGTVKPAEGGSGTVKPAEGGSGTVKPAEGGSGTVKPAEGGSGTVKPAEGGSGTVKPAEGGSGTVKPAEGGSGTVKPAR, translated from the coding sequence ATGAAAAAATTATTAACTTTACTAGGTTCAGTAGGTTTAATCGCATCAACTAGTGCTGCTGTAGTTGCATGTGGTGATAGATCAAATACTGAAATGAATAATAATGGAACTTCTGAAAAACCATCAGAAATGACAAAAGATAAAGAAGAAGAAAAACCAGCTGAAGGTGGAAGCGGAACTGTTAAACCAGCTGAAGGTGGAAGCGGAACTGTTAAACCAGCTGAAGGTGGAAGCGGAACTGTTAAACCAGCTGAAGGTGGAAGCGGAACTGTTAAACCAGCTGAAGGTGGAAGCGGAACTGTTAAACCAGCTGAAGGTGGAAGCGGAACTGTTAAACCAGCTGAAGGTGGAAGCGGAACTGTTAAACCAGCTGAAGGTGGAAGCGGAACTGTTAAACCAGCTGAAGGTGGAAGCGGAACTGTTAAACCAGCTGAAGGTGGAAGCGGAACTGTTAAACCAGCTGAAGGTGGAAGCGGAACTGTTAAACCAGCTGAAGGTGGAAGCGGAACTGTTAAACCAGCTGAAGGTGGAAGCGGAACTGTTAAACCAGCTGAAGGTGGAAGCGGAACTGTTAAACCAGCTGAAGGTGGAAGCGGAACTGTTAAACCAGCTGAAGGTGGAAGCGGAACTGTTAAACCAGCTAGATAA
- a CDS encoding lipoprotein: MKKLLTLLGSVGLIASTSAAVVACGDRSNTEMNNNGTSEKPSEMTKDKEEEKPGTGSETAPSKPGTGSETAPSKPGTGSETAPSKPGTGSETAPSKPGTGSETAPSKPGTGSETAPSKPGTGSETAPSKPGTGSETAPSKPGTGSETAPSKPGTGSETAPSKPGTGSETAPSKPGK; encoded by the coding sequence ATGAAAAAATTATTAACTTTACTAGGTTCAGTAGGTTTAATCGCATCAACTAGTGCTGCTGTAGTTGCATGTGGTGATAGATCAAATACTGAAATGAATAATAATGGAACTTCTGAAAAACCATCAGAAATGACAAAAGATAAAGAAGAAGAAAAACCAGGAACAGGATCAGAAACTGCTCCAAGTAAGCCAGGAACAGGATCAGAAACTGCTCCAAGTAAGCCAGGAACAGGATCAGAAACTGCTCCAAGTAAGCCAGGAACAGGATCAGAAACTGCTCCAAGTAAGCCAGGAACAGGATCAGAAACTGCTCCAAGTAAGCCAGGAACAGGATCAGAAACTGCTCCAAGTAAGCCAGGAACAGGATCAGAAACTGCTCCAAGTAAGCCAGGAACAGGATCAGAAACTGCTCCAAGTAAGCCAGGAACAGGATCAGAAACTGCTCCAAGTAAGCCAGGAACAGGATCAGAAACTGCTCCAAGTAAGCCAGGAACAGGATCAGAAACTGCTCCAAGTAAGCCAGGAAAATAA
- a CDS encoding phosphoglycerate kinase → MNYNNKKTLKDIDVKNKTVLVRVDFNVPIQNGVITDDNRIIAALPTINYLIENDAKIVLFSHLSRIKTNEDKLKKSLAPVAKRLEELLNKKVKFINQTRGKELEQAVSLLQTKEIILVENTRFEDVLDDQVVKYESKNDPELGKYWASLGEVFVNDAFGTAHRSHASNVGIASNIKISAIGFLVEKELKMLSQAVNDSKKPFIAILGGAKVSDKIGVIENLLPKVDKLLIGGGMSYTFLKAQGRSIGKSLLEEDKIDLAKHYLEVGKDKIVLPVDTACAKEFADVKPTIFETNIPDEWDGLDAGPKTIEMYKEEIKKAKTIVWNGPVGVFEFKNFETGTKSICQAIAEQTKTGAFTLIGGGDSASAAINMGFKDNFSWISTGGGASLEFMEGKELRGISAIQNK, encoded by the coding sequence ATGAATTATAATAACAAAAAAACATTAAAAGACATAGATGTTAAAAATAAAACTGTACTAGTTCGTGTGGATTTTAATGTACCAATTCAAAATGGAGTTATTACTGATGATAATCGTATAATTGCTGCTCTTCCTACTATAAATTACTTAATAGAAAATGATGCCAAAATAGTATTATTTTCACATTTATCAAGAATTAAAACTAATGAAGATAAATTAAAAAAATCTTTAGCTCCAGTTGCAAAAAGATTAGAAGAATTATTGAATAAAAAAGTTAAATTTATTAACCAAACTAGAGGAAAAGAATTAGAACAAGCTGTTAGTTTATTGCAAACTAAAGAAATTATTTTAGTTGAAAATACTAGATTTGAAGATGTTTTAGATGATCAAGTTGTTAAGTATGAATCAAAAAATGATCCTGAATTAGGAAAGTATTGAGCAAGTTTAGGTGAAGTATTTGTAAATGATGCTTTTGGAACAGCACATAGATCACATGCTTCAAATGTTGGAATTGCTTCAAATATTAAAATTTCAGCTATTGGTTTTTTAGTTGAAAAAGAATTAAAAATGTTATCTCAAGCAGTTAATGACTCTAAAAAACCATTTATTGCAATTTTAGGTGGAGCAAAAGTTTCAGATAAAATTGGTGTTATTGAAAATTTATTACCAAAAGTTGATAAATTACTAATTGGTGGTGGAATGAGCTATACTTTTTTAAAAGCTCAAGGTCGTAGCATTGGTAAATCATTATTAGAAGAAGATAAAATTGATTTAGCTAAACATTATTTAGAAGTTGGAAAAGATAAAATTGTTTTACCAGTTGATACAGCATGTGCAAAAGAATTTGCTGATGTAAAGCCAACTATTTTTGAAACTAATATTCCTGATGAATGAGATGGATTAGATGCTGGACCAAAAACAATTGAAATGTATAAAGAAGAAATTAAAAAAGCTAAAACTATTGTTTGAAATGGTCCTGTTGGTGTATTTGAATTCAAAAATTTTGAAACTGGTACAAAATCTATATGTCAAGCAATTGCTGAACAAACTAAAACTGGAGCCTTTACTTTAATTGGTGGTGGAGATAGTGCTTCTGCTGCTATTAATATGGGGTTTAAAGATAATTTTTCATGAATTTCAACAGGTGGAGGAGCCTCACTTGAATTTATGGAAGGAAAAGAATTACGAGGAATTTCGGCAATTCAAAATAAATAA
- the gap gene encoding type I glyceraldehyde-3-phosphate dehydrogenase, protein MSKKVAINGFGRIGRLTFRRLFEKGVDIVAINDLTDTKTLAYLLEFDTAQGIFCEDEISYTDNSIIVKGKEVKVFAEKDAANLPWSDLKIDLVVESTGFYTDKEKASAHIKAGAKKVIISAPATGDLKTIVYGVNHKSLTSDDVIISGASCTTNCLTPFTKALDDTFTIKKGFMTTVHAVTNDQRLLDLNHKDLRRGRAAAWNIIPSTTGAAKAVSLVLPHLKGKLDGYALRVPTITGSITDLTVEFETQNLTIDQINNAVKKALQEDSDLAQAMKYETKPIVSSDVIGSKYGSIFDATLTKVMDVDGKQLVKVCSWYDNESSYVSQLVRTTIYFMSL, encoded by the coding sequence ATGTCAAAAAAAGTTGCAATTAATGGATTTGGTAGAATTGGTAGATTAACATTTAGACGTTTGTTTGAAAAAGGTGTTGATATTGTTGCAATTAATGATTTAACTGACACTAAAACACTAGCATATTTACTTGAATTTGACACAGCCCAAGGAATTTTTTGCGAAGATGAAATTTCATATACTGATAATTCAATTATAGTTAAAGGAAAAGAAGTTAAAGTATTTGCTGAAAAAGATGCTGCTAACTTACCATGATCTGATTTAAAAATTGATTTAGTTGTTGAGTCAACTGGATTTTATACAGATAAAGAAAAAGCTTCAGCTCATATTAAAGCAGGTGCAAAAAAAGTTATTATTTCAGCACCAGCAACTGGAGATTTAAAAACTATTGTTTATGGGGTTAACCACAAATCATTAACAAGTGATGATGTAATTATTTCTGGAGCTTCATGTACAACTAATTGTTTAACACCATTTACTAAAGCTTTAGATGACACATTTACTATTAAAAAAGGTTTTATGACTACAGTTCATGCTGTAACTAATGACCAAAGATTATTAGATTTAAATCATAAAGATTTACGTAGAGGAAGAGCTGCTGCTTGAAATATTATTCCATCAACTACTGGAGCTGCAAAAGCAGTTAGTTTAGTATTACCTCATTTAAAAGGTAAATTAGATGGATATGCATTACGTGTTCCTACTATTACTGGTTCAATTACAGATTTAACTGTTGAATTTGAAACTCAAAATTTAACTATTGATCAAATTAATAATGCAGTAAAAAAAGCATTACAAGAAGATAGTGATTTAGCACAAGCTATGAAATATGAAACTAAACCAATTGTTTCATCAGATGTTATTGGTTCTAAATATGGATCTATTTTTGATGCTACTTTAACAAAAGTTATGGATGTTGATGGAAAACAATTAGTTAAAGTTTGTTCATGATATGATAATGAAAGTTCTTATGTTTCACAACTAGTTAGAACTACTATTTACTTTATGTCTTTATAA